From the Sphingomonas aliaeris genome, one window contains:
- a CDS encoding RNA polymerase sigma factor has product MSLDWSSLSDGELATLSLAGRQAAFAEIMRRHGQAIFRLSRGCIGDADEALDLSQETFVAAYRAIGRYDGARPMRTWLSAIALNKCRDWTRKRKVRRFLSFAVPIGADAEAVADIGVAVDDAASDRQELDRVRRAIAELPATLKEPLVLHTIEGLSQADTAAVLSISEKAVETRLYRARAKLREKLDAR; this is encoded by the coding sequence GTGAGCCTCGACTGGTCATCTCTTTCCGATGGAGAGCTGGCAACGCTCAGCCTTGCGGGGCGGCAGGCCGCGTTCGCCGAGATCATGCGCCGCCACGGGCAGGCGATCTTTCGGCTGTCCCGAGGGTGCATCGGCGATGCCGACGAGGCGCTGGACTTGTCCCAGGAGACGTTCGTCGCCGCGTATCGAGCGATTGGCCGCTATGACGGCGCGCGCCCGATGCGGACCTGGCTATCGGCGATCGCACTCAATAAATGCCGCGACTGGACCCGCAAACGAAAGGTGCGGCGGTTCCTGTCGTTCGCGGTCCCGATCGGCGCGGACGCCGAGGCCGTCGCCGATATCGGCGTGGCGGTCGATGACGCCGCAAGCGACCGGCAGGAGCTGGACCGGGTTCGCCGCGCCATTGCCGAGCTGCCGGCGACGTTGAAGGAACCCTTGGTGCTCCACACCATAGAGGGGCTTAGCCAGGCCGACACCGCGGCCGTCCTGTCCATCAGCGAAAAGGCAGTCGAAACCCGGCTTTACCGCGCCCGCGCGAAGCTGCGGGAAAAGCTGGACGCGAGGTAA
- a CDS encoding periplasmic heavy metal sensor: protein MSARARLILCVIAAFVAAIGGVFVGRALLPAPAQPGAELHDVLHHRLALDTNQEARLKELEQRFAVERRALELELRADNARLAEAIEAEHGNGPRVAAAVDRSHAAMGELQKATLAHIFAMRQLLRPDQTAQFDRAVVKALTDDAR, encoded by the coding sequence ATGAGCGCGCGCGCGCGGCTGATTTTGTGCGTGATCGCGGCGTTCGTCGCCGCGATCGGCGGCGTGTTCGTCGGGCGCGCGCTTTTGCCCGCCCCGGCTCAGCCAGGCGCGGAGCTGCACGACGTGCTGCATCATCGGCTCGCGCTCGACACGAACCAGGAGGCTCGACTGAAAGAGCTGGAGCAGCGGTTCGCGGTCGAACGCCGTGCGCTGGAGCTGGAATTGCGGGCCGACAATGCGCGGCTCGCCGAGGCGATAGAGGCCGAGCATGGCAACGGCCCCCGTGTAGCCGCAGCGGTCGATCGGAGCCACGCCGCGATGGGCGAGCTGCAAAAGGCGACGCTCGCGCATATTTTCGCGATGCGGCAGCTCTTGCGACCCGACCAGACCGCGCAGTTCGACCGGGCGGTGGTGAAGGCGCTCACCGACGACGCCCGTTGA
- the copC gene encoding copper homeostasis periplasmic binding protein CopC: MRRVFVPAAAALIVVAGAANAHPKLVSATPAPNATVAAPARVTLRFSEKLMPKFSGADLMMTGMNGMKHAPMKVASAATVAADGRTLVIAPKSPLGAGNYSVAWYVVSADTHRITGNYAFAVK, encoded by the coding sequence ATGCGTCGTGTGTTTGTTCCTGCCGCTGCCGCCCTTATCGTCGTTGCGGGTGCCGCGAACGCGCATCCCAAGCTCGTCTCCGCAACCCCCGCACCGAACGCGACGGTTGCCGCGCCCGCTCGCGTCACGCTGCGATTCAGCGAGAAGCTGATGCCGAAGTTCTCGGGCGCGGACCTGATGATGACAGGAATGAACGGCATGAAGCACGCGCCCATGAAGGTCGCGAGCGCCGCCACGGTGGCGGCCGATGGCCGCACGCTGGTCATTGCGCCGAAGTCGCCGCTGGGTGCCGGCAACTATAGCGTCGCCTGGTACGTCGTCTCGGCCGATACACACCGGATCACCGGAAACTACGCTTTCGCGGTGAAGTAA